In a genomic window of Brassica rapa cultivar Chiifu-401-42 chromosome A10, CAAS_Brap_v3.01, whole genome shotgun sequence:
- the LOC103846719 gene encoding polyadenylate-binding protein-interacting protein 5 isoform X1: MDTNLNIAVSFLPRQGAMKPGSGAFALNPHATSYVPLYKRVDHADMDGLLFANPTTQDISFEVSMPKISSEVAYKLIRDDDFDMEMEIDMDIEYLLVTFSGLSQESITDVYLANSGDLEATIEMLNQLEIYSNEAQENLPETLDIGVMCESAGPSTSKCSTQKKVATEVAASSSSPSVIPSAPVSA, from the exons ATGGATACCAATTTGAATATAGCAGTATCTTTCTTACCAAGACAAGGAGCAATGAAGCCAGGATCAGGAGCATTTGCGTTGAATCCCCATGCAACATCATACGTACCACTCTATAAAAGAGTTGATCATGCTGATATGGACGGTTTGCTGTTTGCCAACCCCACCACACAAGATATAAGTTTTGAAGTATCGATGCCCAAGATTTCATCTGAAGTGGCGTACAAGCTGATAAGGGATGACGATTTCGATATGGAGATGGAGATTGACATGGATATTGAATACCTTCTTGTCACATTCTCTGGTCTCTCTCAAGAGTCTATTACTGATGTTTACCTCGCCAATAGTGGTGATCTTGAAGCAACCATTGAGATGCTCAATCAGCTTGAG ATATACAGCAATGAAGCTCAAGAAAACCTCCCAGAGACTCTGGATATTGGGGTTATGTGTGAATCAGCTGGGCCTTCAACTTCAAAATGCTCAACACAAAAGAAGGTAGCTACTGAGGTCgctgcatcatcatcatcaccatcggTTATCCCCAGTGCACCTGTATCGGCCTGA
- the LOC103846719 gene encoding polyadenylate-binding protein-interacting protein 5 isoform X2 encodes MKPGSGAFALNPHATSYVPLYKRVDHADMDGLLFANPTTQDISFEVSMPKISSEVAYKLIRDDDFDMEMEIDMDIEYLLVTFSGLSQESITDVYLANSGDLEATIEMLNQLEIYSNEAQENLPETLDIGVMCESAGPSTSKCSTQKKVATEVAASSSSPSVIPSAPVSA; translated from the exons ATGAAGCCAGGATCAGGAGCATTTGCGTTGAATCCCCATGCAACATCATACGTACCACTCTATAAAAGAGTTGATCATGCTGATATGGACGGTTTGCTGTTTGCCAACCCCACCACACAAGATATAAGTTTTGAAGTATCGATGCCCAAGATTTCATCTGAAGTGGCGTACAAGCTGATAAGGGATGACGATTTCGATATGGAGATGGAGATTGACATGGATATTGAATACCTTCTTGTCACATTCTCTGGTCTCTCTCAAGAGTCTATTACTGATGTTTACCTCGCCAATAGTGGTGATCTTGAAGCAACCATTGAGATGCTCAATCAGCTTGAG ATATACAGCAATGAAGCTCAAGAAAACCTCCCAGAGACTCTGGATATTGGGGTTATGTGTGAATCAGCTGGGCCTTCAACTTCAAAATGCTCAACACAAAAGAAGGTAGCTACTGAGGTCgctgcatcatcatcatcaccatcggTTATCCCCAGTGCACCTGTATCGGCCTGA
- the LOC103846720 gene encoding uncharacterized protein LOC103846720 — MEMAELGRSMQLAGKRSSPPETALSGAASEAPNKQCRPWLQPLTSASNGILHIPTNALSQKTLNSLMHGKNVTMMDSALQKPGNHLNSFVHGNNVSVMNSALQKPVSHAVNKKQQIPPRGSVKPMHDVNETVRSKMRESLASALALVQQHDEFPKGEENVKNGETLVVNPESSQSFQPDSTASFSVPIGEGTMSEFPTDADRSVQKDGEIPVDIRMEDVNQSDGLKSQFDEVFPRDEVPFTDIIFSNDDLLQGNELSWVLDNVSDLGETDGFGTDVEKSFQDPELLASKIEMELFKLFGGVNKKYREKGRSLLFNLKDKNNPELRERVMSGDISAERLCSMTAEELASKELSEWRQAKAEKMAEMVVLRDTDIDVRSLVRKTHKGEFQVEIDHVDSGMVDVSAGISSSRKRRPKAKTHSAETTLNDKTAKTDQTASHDTPPSTEEIDPMQGLAMDDELKDVEFLPPIVSLDEFMESLDSEPPFESPHGNSEMQVSASEKSDSEVRPHSKSPKGSPKEPSDTDSPKPSPEKIDEVSPKSDASIKLDDDDVSGLEKTLSPVDVKGEKVWHGLLQLSMSSVVPVTGIFRSGEKADTSEWPAMLEVKGRVRLSGFGKFIHELPKSRSRTLMVMYLACKDGISKSQRGSLFEVVDSYVADKRVGYAEPASGVELYLCPTRGETLDLLTKVISKDQLDEAKTLDSGLLGVVVWRRPVKPSLKRQHSYSSSVSRASVLSENKKQRGNVTEKPLVVASMGNNHHGYGGKAVEEDDDDDAPPGFGPVASRDDDDLPEFNFSSSVVPVSSHQPLPAQSKSLDQVRKLIHMYGNSAGSYNDNDDDDIPEWQPNVPSHQLPPPPPPPPGFRPEMVLQDQSRPQDGWWDNLNGGSGQHYDQNGSRNRGF, encoded by the exons ATGGAAATGGCGGAGTTAGGCAGGTCCATGCAGCTAGCTGGGAAGCGAAGCTCGCCTCCTGAAACCGCTTTAAGCGGTGCTGCATCGGAGGCACCGAACAAGCAGTGTCGACCGTGGTTACAGCCATTGACCTCAGCAAGCAATGGGATTCTGCATATTCCCACCAATGCGCTTTCTCAAAAGACCCTTAATTCGCTGATGCATGGTAAGAACGTGACGATGATGGACTCTGCTCTCCAGAAACCTGGGAACCATCTGAATTCGTTCGTGCATGGCAATAACGTGTCGGTTATGAACTCTGCTCTCCAGAAACCTGTGAGCCATGCTGTGAACAAGAAACAGCAGATCCCACCTCGAGGGTCAGTGAAACCGATGCATGATGTAAATGAGACTGTGAGGTCTAAAATGAGGGAGTCATTAGCGTCTGCGTTGGCCTTGGTTCAGCAACATGATGAATTTCCGAAAGGGGAAGAAAATGTAAAGAATGGAGAAACTCTTGTGGTGAATCCGGAGAGTAGTCAAAGTTTTCAACCTGACTCAACTGCTAGCTTCAGTGTCCCTATAGGCGAAGGAACCATGTCAGAGTTTCCCACCGATGCTGATAGATCTGTGCAGAAGGACGGTGAGATTCCCGTCGACATCAGGATGGAAGATGTTAATCAGTCTGATGGACTTAAGTCTCAATTTGACGAGGTTTTCCCTCGAGATGAAGTTCCTTTTACAGATATTATTTTTTCGAACGATGACCTTTTACAGGGTAATGAACTCTCATGGGTTCTGGACAATGTTTCAGATCTTGGCGAGACAGATGGTTTTGGAACCGATGTTGAAAAGTCGTTTCAGGATCCAGAACTTTTGGCTTCTAAAATTGAAATGGAATTGTTTAAACTATTTGGAGGTGTGAACAAAAAGTACAGAGAGAAGGGAAGGTCCCTCTTATTCAATTTGAAAGATAAGAACAATCCTGAGCTAAGGGAAAGAGTTATGTCTGGAGATATCTCTGCTGAGAGGTTGTGTTCAATGACAGCCGAAGAACTGGCTTCCAAGGAGCTTTCTGAGTGGCGACAAGCCAAAGCGGAAAAGATGGCAGAGATGGTTGTCCTGCGGGATACAGATATTGATGTCAGAAGTCTGGTGAGGAAAACTCATAAGGGTGAGTTCCAGGTTGAAATTGATCACGTTGACAGTGGCATGGTTGATGTCTCTGCTGGCATCTCGTCAAGTAGGAAACGTCGACCCAAAGCCAAAACTCATTCTGCCGAAACCACTCTCAATGATAAGACAGCAAAAACTGATCAAACAGCATCACATGATACTCCTCCTTCAACTGAAGAGATCGATCCCATGCAAGGTTTGGCGATGGATGATGAGTTGAAGGACGTTGAGTTTCTTCCACCAATTGTATCGCTTGATGAATTCATGGAATCCCTGGACTCTGAGCCTCCATTTGAAAGTCCGCATGGTAATTCTGAAATGCAAGTGTCTGCGTCAGAGAAAAGTGATTCCGAAGTTAGGCCACACTCAAAATCTCCTAAAGGATCTCCGAAGGAACCAAGTGACACAGATTCTCCTAAACCGAGCCCCGAGAAGATTGATGAAGTTTCTCCAAAATCTGATGCAAGtatcaaacttgatgatgatgatgtctcTGGACTTGAGAAAACGCTTTCACCTGTTGATGTCAAGGGAGAAAAAGTATGGCATGGATTACTGCAACTGAGTATGTCTTCTGTAGTCCCTGTCACTGGAATTTTCAGAAG TGGTGAGAAAGCAGACACGAGCGAGTGGCCGGCAATGTTGGAAGTTAAGGGTAGAGTTAGGCTGAGTGGGTTTGGGAAGTTTATTCATGAGCTTCCCAAGTCTCGATCCCGTACCCTAATG GTAATGTACTTGGCTTGTAAAGACGGCATTTCTAAGAGCCAGCGTGGCAGCCTTTTTGAG GTTGTTGATTCCTACGTTGCTGATAAAAGAGTTGGCTACGCAGAGCCAGCCTCAGGCGTGGAGCTTTACCTTTGCCCAACACGTGGCGAGACTCTAGATCTGCTGACAAAAGTCATCTCTAAAGACCAGCTCGATGAAGCCAAAACTTTGGATAGTGGGCTGCTTGGTGTTGTTGTGTGGAGACGACCCGTTAAGCCCAGTTTGAAACGTCAGCATTCTTACTCTTCTTCTGTCTCCAGAGCCTCTGTTTTGTCTGAAAACAAGAAGCAGAGAGGGAATGTCACAGAGAAACCTCTTGTTGTTGCATCAATGGGGAACAATCATCATGGTTATGGAGGCAAGGCtgtggaagaagatgatgatgatgatgcaccGCCTGGGTTTGGTCCTGTAGCTTCGAGGGATGATGATGATTTACCGGAATTTAACTTCAGCTCCTCGGTCGTGCCAGTTTCTTCCCATCAGCCATTACCGGCTCAATCAAAGTCTCTGGATCAAGTAAGAAAACTCATCCACATGTATGGAAACTCTGCAGGCAGCTATAATGACAATGATGATGACGACATACCCGAATGGCAGCCGAATGTCCCTAGCCACCAGCTTCCACCACCCCCACCACCTCCTCCTGGCTTCAGACCCGAGATGGTTCTTCAGGATCAAAGCAGGCCTCAAGATGGTTGGTGGGATAATCTAAATGGTGGCTCAGGGCAACACTATGATCAGAACGGGTCAAGAAACAGAGGATTTTAA
- the LOC103846721 gene encoding uncharacterized protein LOC103846721, whose translation MKGGSVAFLFVLLISTVTSVFCFRDGMLPNGGFERGPKPSDLKGTRVINKNAIPNWELSGFIEYIKSGQKQGDMLLVVPAGKFAVRLGNEASIKQRVNVTKGMYYSLTFSAARTCAQDERLNISVAPDSGVIPIQTLYSSNGWDLYAWALQAQSDVAEIVIHNPGEEEHPACGPLIDGVAIKALYPPRPTNKNILKNGGFEEGPYIIPNATTGVLIPPFIEDDHSPLPAWIIESLKAVKYVDVEHFSVPQGRRAVELVAGKESAIAQVARTIVGKSYVLSFAVGDANNACKGSMIVEAFAGKDTLKVAYESKGKGGFKRAALRFVAVSNRTRVMFYSTFYAMRSDDFSSLCGPVIDDVKLLSVGKP comes from the exons ATGAAAGGAGGCAGCGTCGCGTTTCTCTTCGTTCTTCTCATCTCCACCGTCACCTCCGTCTTCTGCTTCCGCGACG GTATGTTACCAAACGGCGGATTCGAGCGAGGACCAAAACCATCGGACCTGAAAGGAACACGAGTGATAAACAAGAACGCGATTCCAAACTGGGAGCTCTCTGGCTTCATAGAATACATCAAGTCCGGTCAAAAACAAGGAGACATGCTCCTCGTAGTCCCCGCCGGAAAGTTCGCAGTCCGGCTAGGCAACGAGGCATCGATCAAACAAAGAGTTAATGTGACAAAAGGAATGTACTACTCTCTCACTTTCAGTGCCGCAAGGACTTGTGCTCAAGACGAACGGCTCAACATATCCGTTGCACCTGACTCGGGCGTTATTCCTATTCAGACGCTGTACAGTAGCAACGGGTGGGACCTATACGCTTGGGCGTTGCAGGCCCAGAGTGATGTGGCTGAGATCGTGATTCATAATCCTGGCGAGGAAGAACATCCTGCTTGTGGTCCACTCATTGATGGTGTAGCAATCAAGGCTCTATACCCTCCTAGACCTACCAATA AGAATATATTGAAAAACGGAGGATTTGAAGAAGGTCCCTACATAATCCCAAATGCAACAACCGGTGTTCTGATTCCTCCCTTCATAGAAGATGACCACTCTCCTTTACCAGCATGGATTATAGAATCCCTCAAGGCCGTCAAATACGTTGACGTGGAACACTTCTCGGTCCCACAAGGCCGTCGAGCCGTGGAACTGGTCGCGGGGAAAGAGAGCGCAATCGCTCAGGTGGCTAGGACCATTGTCGGGAAGAGTTACGTGCTTTCGTTTGCGGTTGGAGATGCCAACAATGCTTGCAAAGGCTCGATGATAGTCGAGGCGTTTGCCGGCAAAGACACTTTGAAGGTTGCTTATGAGTCGAAAGGGAAAGGAGGTTTCAAACGTGCTGCTTTGCGGTTCGTGGCAGTTTCTAACCGCACTAGGGTTATGTTTTACAGCACGTTTTACGCGATGAGAAGTGATGATTTCTCGTCGCTGTGTGGTCCTGTGATCGACGATGTTAAGCTCCTCAGCGTTGGTAAACCCTGA
- the LOC103847549 gene encoding putative inactive serine/threonine-protein kinase At5g11400 isoform X5 has translation MGNVLKPLTEDPLSFAYEPLLSSPMDKENEDLRVFSVTELKKATNNFRKDRVVHEEDGSVRTFYKGSIDDTSSRTKKRISVFVMECLQDSLEAIEAWKEEVKSLGEHSHPNIVTFLGYCCEDKKSLLVFEYLHQGTLDHHINGTEKEVLSWETRVKIAIGIAKGVAFLHSFYNSSLYFELRMHNIMLDEEYNAKLFYLETDKKCLENCLTIYGHRYMPHECLVSGCFKMDTDVYAFGVILLELFTCSKDEDLLAHLLALRNGAKKLEKNKSLDVRETRPFLFTEIIDPRLEGDYPVNAAMQMGTLIQRCTKCLPTRPSMQQVLDVLNDIAEIN, from the exons ATGGGAAATGTTCTAAAGCCTCTTACGGAAGATCCTCTTTCATTTGCTTACGAGCCTCTCCTCAGCTCACCAA TGGATAAAGAAAATGAGGATCTGAGAGTCTTCAGCGTCACGGAACTGAAGAAAGCAACGAACAACTTCAGAAAAGACAGGGTCGTACATGAAGAGGATGGCTCTGTTCGAACATTCTACAAGGGCTCCATCGATGACACCTCATCAAGAACTAAAAAAAGAATCTCTGTTTTTGTCATGGAATGTCTTCAAGATAGTTTAGAGGCTATAGAAGCGTGGAAG GAAGAGGTGAAGTCTCTAGGAGAACATTCTCATCCAAACATAGTAACATTTTTGGGTTACTGTTGTGAAGATAAAAAATCACTATTGGTATTCGAATACTTGCACCAAGGAACTTTGGATCATCACATTAACGGAA CAGAGAAAGAGGTCTTGTCATGGGAAACACGGGTTAAGATAGCCATTGGAATAGCTAAAGGTGTTGCATTTCTCCACTCATTCTACAACTCGTCGCTATATTTTGAACTCAGAATGCATAACATTATGCTTGATGAG GAATACAATGCAAAACTGTTTTACCTTGAAACAGACAAAAAATGTCTGGAAAATTGCTTGACTATTTATGGACATAGATACATGCCTCATGAATGTCTGGTGTCAG GTTGTTTTAAAATGGATACCGATGTTTACGCATTTGGTGTGATTTTGCTTGAGCTTTTTACTTGTTCGAAAGATGAGGACTTGCTTGCGCATTTACTTGCTTTGAGAAATGGAGCAAAAAAGTTGGAGAAGAATAAAAGCTTAGATGTTAGGGAGACTAGACCGTTCTTGTTTACGGAAATAATTGATCCTCGACTTGAGGGTGATTATCCTGTGAATGCGGCAATGCAGATGGGCACACTCATCCAAAGATGTACCAAGTGCTTGCCTACACGACCGTCCATGCAACAAGTTTTAGATGTTCTGAATGATATTGCAGAGATTAACTAG
- the LOC103847549 gene encoding putative inactive serine/threonine-protein kinase At5g11400 isoform X4, with product MGNVLKPLTEDPLSFAYEPLLSSPMDKENEDLRVFSVTELKKATNNFRKDRVVHEEDGSVRTFYKGSIDDTSSRTKKRISVFVMECLQDSLEAIEAWKVSKEEVKSLGEHSHPNIVTFLGYCCEDKKSLLVFEYLHQGTLDHHINGTEKEVLSWETRVKIAIGIAKGVAFLHSFYNSSLYFELRMHNIMLDEEYNAKLFYLETDKKCLENCLTIYGHRYMPHECLVSGCFKMDTDVYAFGVILLELFTCSKDEDLLAHLLALRNGAKKLEKNKSLDVRETRPFLFTEIIDPRLEGDYPVNAAMQMGTLIQRCTKCLPTRPSMQQVLDVLNDIAEIN from the exons ATGGGAAATGTTCTAAAGCCTCTTACGGAAGATCCTCTTTCATTTGCTTACGAGCCTCTCCTCAGCTCACCAA TGGATAAAGAAAATGAGGATCTGAGAGTCTTCAGCGTCACGGAACTGAAGAAAGCAACGAACAACTTCAGAAAAGACAGGGTCGTACATGAAGAGGATGGCTCTGTTCGAACATTCTACAAGGGCTCCATCGATGACACCTCATCAAGAACTAAAAAAAGAATCTCTGTTTTTGTCATGGAATGTCTTCAAGATAGTTTAGAGGCTATAGAAGCGTGGAAGGTAAGCAAA GAAGAGGTGAAGTCTCTAGGAGAACATTCTCATCCAAACATAGTAACATTTTTGGGTTACTGTTGTGAAGATAAAAAATCACTATTGGTATTCGAATACTTGCACCAAGGAACTTTGGATCATCACATTAACGGAA CAGAGAAAGAGGTCTTGTCATGGGAAACACGGGTTAAGATAGCCATTGGAATAGCTAAAGGTGTTGCATTTCTCCACTCATTCTACAACTCGTCGCTATATTTTGAACTCAGAATGCATAACATTATGCTTGATGAG GAATACAATGCAAAACTGTTTTACCTTGAAACAGACAAAAAATGTCTGGAAAATTGCTTGACTATTTATGGACATAGATACATGCCTCATGAATGTCTGGTGTCAG GTTGTTTTAAAATGGATACCGATGTTTACGCATTTGGTGTGATTTTGCTTGAGCTTTTTACTTGTTCGAAAGATGAGGACTTGCTTGCGCATTTACTTGCTTTGAGAAATGGAGCAAAAAAGTTGGAGAAGAATAAAAGCTTAGATGTTAGGGAGACTAGACCGTTCTTGTTTACGGAAATAATTGATCCTCGACTTGAGGGTGATTATCCTGTGAATGCGGCAATGCAGATGGGCACACTCATCCAAAGATGTACCAAGTGCTTGCCTACACGACCGTCCATGCAACAAGTTTTAGATGTTCTGAATGATATTGCAGAGATTAACTAG
- the LOC103847549 gene encoding putative inactive serine/threonine-protein kinase At5g11400 isoform X3: MGNVLKPLTEDPLSFAYEPLLSSPSWFTYLCFKSIFTYSNNIKIRRSICIKVDKENEDLRVFSVTELKKATNNFRKDRVVHEEDGSVRTFYKGSIDDTSSRTKKRISVFVMECLQDSLEAIEAWKEEVKSLGEHSHPNIVTFLGYCCEDKKSLLVFEYLHQGTLDHHINGTEKEVLSWETRVKIAIGIAKGVAFLHSFYNSSLYFELRMHNIMLDEEYNAKLFYLETDKKCLENCLTIYGHRYMPHECLVSGCFKMDTDVYAFGVILLELFTCSKDEDLLAHLLALRNGAKKLEKNKSLDVRETRPFLFTEIIDPRLEGDYPVNAAMQMGTLIQRCTKCLPTRPSMQQVLDVLNDIAEIN; the protein is encoded by the exons ATGGGAAATGTTCTAAAGCCTCTTACGGAAGATCCTCTTTCATTTGCTTACGAGCCTCTCCTCAGCTCACCAAGTTGGTTTACATATCTCTGTTTTAAGAGCATTTTTACATAtagtaataatattaaaatacgTCGTTCAATATGTATCAAAGTGGATAAAGAAAATGAGGATCTGAGAGTCTTCAGCGTCACGGAACTGAAGAAAGCAACGAACAACTTCAGAAAAGACAGGGTCGTACATGAAGAGGATGGCTCTGTTCGAACATTCTACAAGGGCTCCATCGATGACACCTCATCAAGAACTAAAAAAAGAATCTCTGTTTTTGTCATGGAATGTCTTCAAGATAGTTTAGAGGCTATAGAAGCGTGGAAG GAAGAGGTGAAGTCTCTAGGAGAACATTCTCATCCAAACATAGTAACATTTTTGGGTTACTGTTGTGAAGATAAAAAATCACTATTGGTATTCGAATACTTGCACCAAGGAACTTTGGATCATCACATTAACGGAA CAGAGAAAGAGGTCTTGTCATGGGAAACACGGGTTAAGATAGCCATTGGAATAGCTAAAGGTGTTGCATTTCTCCACTCATTCTACAACTCGTCGCTATATTTTGAACTCAGAATGCATAACATTATGCTTGATGAG GAATACAATGCAAAACTGTTTTACCTTGAAACAGACAAAAAATGTCTGGAAAATTGCTTGACTATTTATGGACATAGATACATGCCTCATGAATGTCTGGTGTCAG GTTGTTTTAAAATGGATACCGATGTTTACGCATTTGGTGTGATTTTGCTTGAGCTTTTTACTTGTTCGAAAGATGAGGACTTGCTTGCGCATTTACTTGCTTTGAGAAATGGAGCAAAAAAGTTGGAGAAGAATAAAAGCTTAGATGTTAGGGAGACTAGACCGTTCTTGTTTACGGAAATAATTGATCCTCGACTTGAGGGTGATTATCCTGTGAATGCGGCAATGCAGATGGGCACACTCATCCAAAGATGTACCAAGTGCTTGCCTACACGACCGTCCATGCAACAAGTTTTAGATGTTCTGAATGATATTGCAGAGATTAACTAG
- the LOC103847549 gene encoding putative inactive serine/threonine-protein kinase At5g11400 isoform X1: MGNVLKPLTEDPLSFAYEPLLSSPSWFTYLCFKSIFTYSNNIKIRRSICIKVDKENEDLRVFSVTELKKATNNFRKDRVVHEEDGSVRTFYKGSIDDTSSRTKKRISVFVMECLQDSLEAIEAWKVSKEEVKSLGEHSHPNIVTFLGYCCEDKKSLLVFEYLHQGTLDHHINGTEKEVLSWETRVKIAIGIAKGVAFLHSFYNSSLYFELRMHNIMLDEEYNAKLFYLETDKKCLENCLTIYGHRYMPHECLVSGCFKMDTDVYAFGVILLELFTCSKDEDLLAHLLALRNGAKKLEKNKSLDVRETRPFLFTEIIDPRLEGDYPVNAAMQMGTLIQRCTKCLPTRPSMQQVLDVLNDIAEIN, encoded by the exons ATGGGAAATGTTCTAAAGCCTCTTACGGAAGATCCTCTTTCATTTGCTTACGAGCCTCTCCTCAGCTCACCAAGTTGGTTTACATATCTCTGTTTTAAGAGCATTTTTACATAtagtaataatattaaaatacgTCGTTCAATATGTATCAAAGTGGATAAAGAAAATGAGGATCTGAGAGTCTTCAGCGTCACGGAACTGAAGAAAGCAACGAACAACTTCAGAAAAGACAGGGTCGTACATGAAGAGGATGGCTCTGTTCGAACATTCTACAAGGGCTCCATCGATGACACCTCATCAAGAACTAAAAAAAGAATCTCTGTTTTTGTCATGGAATGTCTTCAAGATAGTTTAGAGGCTATAGAAGCGTGGAAGGTAAGCAAA GAAGAGGTGAAGTCTCTAGGAGAACATTCTCATCCAAACATAGTAACATTTTTGGGTTACTGTTGTGAAGATAAAAAATCACTATTGGTATTCGAATACTTGCACCAAGGAACTTTGGATCATCACATTAACGGAA CAGAGAAAGAGGTCTTGTCATGGGAAACACGGGTTAAGATAGCCATTGGAATAGCTAAAGGTGTTGCATTTCTCCACTCATTCTACAACTCGTCGCTATATTTTGAACTCAGAATGCATAACATTATGCTTGATGAG GAATACAATGCAAAACTGTTTTACCTTGAAACAGACAAAAAATGTCTGGAAAATTGCTTGACTATTTATGGACATAGATACATGCCTCATGAATGTCTGGTGTCAG GTTGTTTTAAAATGGATACCGATGTTTACGCATTTGGTGTGATTTTGCTTGAGCTTTTTACTTGTTCGAAAGATGAGGACTTGCTTGCGCATTTACTTGCTTTGAGAAATGGAGCAAAAAAGTTGGAGAAGAATAAAAGCTTAGATGTTAGGGAGACTAGACCGTTCTTGTTTACGGAAATAATTGATCCTCGACTTGAGGGTGATTATCCTGTGAATGCGGCAATGCAGATGGGCACACTCATCCAAAGATGTACCAAGTGCTTGCCTACACGACCGTCCATGCAACAAGTTTTAGATGTTCTGAATGATATTGCAGAGATTAACTAG
- the LOC103847549 gene encoding putative inactive serine/threonine-protein kinase At5g11400 isoform X2 — MGNVLKPLTEDPLSFAYEPLLSSPSWFTYLCFKSIFTYSNNIKIRRSICIKVDKENEDLRVFSVTELKKATNNFRKDRVVHEEDGSVRTFYKGSIDDTSSRTKKRISVFVMECLQDSLEAIEAWKVSKEEVKSLGEHSHPNIVTFLGYCCEDKKSLLVFEYLHQGTLDHHINGKKEVLSWETRVKIAIGIAKGVAFLHSFYNSSLYFELRMHNIMLDEEYNAKLFYLETDKKCLENCLTIYGHRYMPHECLVSGCFKMDTDVYAFGVILLELFTCSKDEDLLAHLLALRNGAKKLEKNKSLDVRETRPFLFTEIIDPRLEGDYPVNAAMQMGTLIQRCTKCLPTRPSMQQVLDVLNDIAEIN, encoded by the exons ATGGGAAATGTTCTAAAGCCTCTTACGGAAGATCCTCTTTCATTTGCTTACGAGCCTCTCCTCAGCTCACCAAGTTGGTTTACATATCTCTGTTTTAAGAGCATTTTTACATAtagtaataatattaaaatacgTCGTTCAATATGTATCAAAGTGGATAAAGAAAATGAGGATCTGAGAGTCTTCAGCGTCACGGAACTGAAGAAAGCAACGAACAACTTCAGAAAAGACAGGGTCGTACATGAAGAGGATGGCTCTGTTCGAACATTCTACAAGGGCTCCATCGATGACACCTCATCAAGAACTAAAAAAAGAATCTCTGTTTTTGTCATGGAATGTCTTCAAGATAGTTTAGAGGCTATAGAAGCGTGGAAGGTAAGCAAA GAAGAGGTGAAGTCTCTAGGAGAACATTCTCATCCAAACATAGTAACATTTTTGGGTTACTGTTGTGAAGATAAAAAATCACTATTGGTATTCGAATACTTGCACCAAGGAACTTTGGATCATCACATTAACGGAA AGAAAGAGGTCTTGTCATGGGAAACACGGGTTAAGATAGCCATTGGAATAGCTAAAGGTGTTGCATTTCTCCACTCATTCTACAACTCGTCGCTATATTTTGAACTCAGAATGCATAACATTATGCTTGATGAG GAATACAATGCAAAACTGTTTTACCTTGAAACAGACAAAAAATGTCTGGAAAATTGCTTGACTATTTATGGACATAGATACATGCCTCATGAATGTCTGGTGTCAG GTTGTTTTAAAATGGATACCGATGTTTACGCATTTGGTGTGATTTTGCTTGAGCTTTTTACTTGTTCGAAAGATGAGGACTTGCTTGCGCATTTACTTGCTTTGAGAAATGGAGCAAAAAAGTTGGAGAAGAATAAAAGCTTAGATGTTAGGGAGACTAGACCGTTCTTGTTTACGGAAATAATTGATCCTCGACTTGAGGGTGATTATCCTGTGAATGCGGCAATGCAGATGGGCACACTCATCCAAAGATGTACCAAGTGCTTGCCTACACGACCGTCCATGCAACAAGTTTTAGATGTTCTGAATGATATTGCAGAGATTAACTAG